One window of Aliarcobacter lanthieri genomic DNA carries:
- a CDS encoding J domain-containing protein, with amino-acid sequence MDFLASLIRLIIFFGILYLIFTNFGTFLMIIGGFILVIAILVYYIKKQLLKKAQHYEFKFDSSSFSNQGFNYNEFKNFDFNSFNNSNFQGNFYTQSSKLDEAKDFFGFSSTPTKEEIKKRYKELAKKYHPDVNGGNDENMKKLNEYRDILIQAYGN; translated from the coding sequence ATGGACTTTTTAGCCTCATTAATAAGACTAATAATATTTTTTGGAATTTTATACTTAATATTCACAAACTTTGGAACATTTTTAATGATTATAGGTGGATTTATACTTGTAATTGCTATTTTAGTATATTACATAAAAAAACAATTACTAAAAAAAGCTCAACATTATGAGTTTAAATTTGATAGCTCATCTTTTTCTAATCAAGGTTTTAACTACAATGAATTTAAAAATTTTGATTTTAATAGCTTTAATAATAGTAACTTTCAAGGCAATTTTTATACACAAAGTTCAAAACTAGACGAAGCAAAAGATTTTTTTGGTTTTTCTTCAACTCCAACAAAAGAAGAGATAAAAAAAAGATATAAGGAATTAGCAAAGAAATATCACCCAGATGTAAATGGTGGTAATGATGAAAATATGAAAAAACTAAATGAATATAGAGATATTTTAATACAAGCTTATGGTAATTAA